A stretch of Bdellovibrionales bacterium CG10_big_fil_rev_8_21_14_0_10_45_34 DNA encodes these proteins:
- the ftsA gene encoding cell division protein FtsA: MAHQKTDTSGGLKKVESNQLVAGLDIGSTKVAVVIGNLTQSGIDVVGVGTAPNQALKKGVVVNIEATTEAIQKAREEAELMAGVELSKVWVGVAGSHLKSFDSKGIIAIRGQDVTATDVDRVIEAAKTVAVPQERQVLHALARDFKLDDQDGIFDPVGMSGVRLEASVHIVTGGKTALQNIIKCAERANLKVIGTVLEPLASSLAVLEDDEKKLGTALIDMGGGTTDLVIYIQGNLAYTASVPVGGIHVTNDLAMGLRTPQISAENLKKKYGCALAALIDSEETIEVEGVGGRPSRAVLRRNLCEVIEPRIEETFEFVKQEIEKSGLSQLIGSGIVLTGGGSQLDGVTELGEFIFDMPIRKATPNVFGGMIEAVRAPSFSTALGLVTYGSLQEREWLKSRRRPAGQVWMSRIKDWIDEIL; encoded by the coding sequence ATTGCGCACCAAAAGACGGACACCAGCGGAGGGCTTAAGAAAGTGGAATCAAATCAACTCGTGGCAGGACTCGACATTGGCTCGACCAAAGTCGCAGTCGTCATAGGAAATCTCACCCAAAGCGGAATTGACGTTGTGGGAGTCGGAACGGCGCCCAACCAAGCTCTCAAAAAGGGTGTAGTTGTTAACATTGAAGCGACTACAGAAGCCATTCAAAAAGCAAGAGAAGAAGCAGAGCTCATGGCAGGTGTTGAGCTATCAAAGGTGTGGGTAGGCGTGGCCGGTTCGCATCTTAAGTCTTTCGACTCTAAAGGAATTATCGCAATTCGTGGCCAAGATGTTACGGCAACTGATGTAGATCGGGTCATTGAAGCCGCAAAAACAGTTGCTGTTCCTCAAGAGAGACAGGTTTTGCATGCTTTAGCTCGGGACTTCAAGCTCGACGATCAAGATGGTATTTTCGACCCAGTTGGTATGTCTGGTGTAAGGCTCGAAGCGTCTGTTCATATAGTCACCGGCGGTAAAACTGCTCTTCAAAACATTATCAAATGTGCCGAGCGAGCAAATCTAAAAGTTATAGGAACCGTTCTAGAGCCTTTGGCTTCGTCTTTGGCGGTTTTGGAAGACGACGAAAAGAAACTTGGGACCGCACTCATTGATATGGGCGGCGGAACTACAGATCTTGTCATATATATCCAAGGAAATCTGGCTTACACCGCATCAGTTCCCGTGGGCGGAATCCATGTAACAAATGATCTTGCAATGGGTTTGCGAACTCCGCAGATCAGTGCCGAAAATCTTAAGAAAAAATATGGCTGCGCTCTGGCTGCTTTAATAGATAGTGAAGAGACGATTGAAGTTGAAGGCGTGGGCGGCAGGCCGTCAAGGGCTGTGCTTCGAAGAAATCTCTGCGAAGTGATTGAACCGCGGATCGAAGAGACGTTTGAATTTGTAAAACAAGAGATTGAGAAGAGTGGTCTTTCTCAGCTTATTGGCTCAGGAATTGTTCTCACTGGCGGCGGAAGCCAGTTAGACGGTGTTACAGAGCTCGGGGAATTCATATTTGATATGCCAATAAGAAAGGCGACTCCAAATGTATTTGGAGGAATGATTGAGGCTGTTAGGGCCCCCTCATTTTCAACAGCATTGGGATTGGTTACATACGGGAGCCTACAAGAAAGAGAGTGGTTGAAGTCTCGAAGGCGTCCTGCGGGTCAAGTTTGGATGAGTAGAATAAAAGATTGGATTGATGAGATTCTTTAG
- a CDS encoding UDP-N-acetylenolpyruvoylglucosamine reductase, with protein MINLENLVKIQKSVSLKPFTSWSVGGSADFYAQPTSEAELREALLWAKQNEISYSVLGGGTNVLISDKGVRGLVIHLTKLNQVAEYVEQQLVLVCECGVPKSKLLKAFLKHKLAPALFLAGLPGDVGGGVVMNAGVAEGFKPREFMELVNWIDVMRDDGRVERLTKNHLDISYRHCRGWEPGIILRVGISWPLAPDAGILEKVKLANATRLKKQPLDMPSCGSVFVNPEGYKAGQLIESSGLKGFAIGGAQVSAKHANFIVNKLDATAEDIASLIEHVKRVVLEKTKVRLKTEVVYLGEW; from the coding sequence ATTATTAACTTGGAAAACTTGGTGAAGATTCAAAAGAGCGTAAGCTTAAAACCCTTTACTTCATGGTCAGTTGGCGGGAGCGCCGATTTTTATGCACAGCCCACCTCAGAGGCCGAGCTGCGAGAAGCTTTGCTTTGGGCAAAACAAAACGAGATTTCTTATTCTGTCCTTGGCGGTGGTACGAACGTACTCATTTCAGACAAGGGCGTTCGGGGATTGGTGATACATCTCACTAAATTAAACCAAGTGGCGGAGTACGTTGAACAACAACTTGTACTGGTGTGCGAATGTGGTGTCCCTAAAAGTAAATTGCTGAAGGCTTTTCTTAAGCACAAGTTAGCGCCGGCGCTTTTCCTTGCGGGTCTTCCGGGTGACGTAGGCGGCGGTGTAGTGATGAACGCGGGAGTCGCTGAAGGTTTCAAGCCGCGGGAGTTTATGGAACTTGTAAACTGGATTGACGTGATGAGAGACGACGGACGGGTCGAGAGACTGACTAAGAATCATCTCGATATCAGTTACCGACACTGCAGAGGGTGGGAGCCTGGGATCATTTTGCGCGTGGGAATTAGTTGGCCTTTAGCGCCGGACGCGGGAATTTTAGAAAAAGTGAAGCTGGCAAATGCTACAAGGCTTAAGAAGCAGCCCTTAGATATGCCAAGCTGTGGATCAGTTTTCGTTAACCCCGAAGGGTATAAGGCGGGCCAGTTGATAGAGAGTAGCGGACTAAAAGGGTTTGCCATCGGTGGAGCTCAAGTGTCTGCCAAGCATGCCAATTTTATAGTGAACAAACTAGATGCAACCGCTGAAGATATCGCAAGTCTCATTGAACATGTAAAAAGAGTCGTCTTAGAAAAAACCAAAGTTCGATTAAAGACTGAAGTCGTTTATCTAGGAGAATGGTAA